The window GTGGGCGCCAGCCGCGCCGCGGTCGATGCCGGCTTCGTGCCGAACGACTATCAGGTCGGCCAGACCGGCAAGATCGTCGCGCCCGACCTCTATGTCGCCGTCGGCATCTCCGGCGCCATCCAGCATCTGGCCGGCATGAAGGACAGCAAGGTCATCGTCGCCATCAACAAGGACGAGGAGGCGCCGATCTTCCAGGTCGCCGACTACGGACTCGTCGCCGACCTGTTCAAGGCCCTGCCGGAGCTGCAGCAGGCGCTGTGACGCTGAACCATTGCAAAAGCGCGCGGCGGTCGGGGAGGTCTTGACCGCCGTCGAGAGCAGAACCGCGCCGCCGGGAAAATATGCACATGCCGGCAGCTGTCGATGCGAGAGGGGAGGATGCTGCGGGGTCATGATCTGATGGGCTACCTCTTAAGGGCATGACCCCGACACGTGACTTTTCCGGCAATTTGAAGTTGGAATAGTCAGCCCAAGTTAACGCAAAAGGCCGCATCTCATGAGCGTAGCCCGGCAGCCCAGCCCAGCCCGCCGCCCCGATGCCTCCACATCCGCCGATCCAAGCCTGTCGTCGGGGATGGTTCCGCCGGTCGATCCGGGAACCCGTCGGCGCGAGATCGCCATGTTCCTGCTGCTGGCGGTGCTCATCTGGCCGGTGCTGTCGATCGCCATCGTCGGCGGCTATGGCTTCATCGTCTGGATCTCGCAGTTGATCCTGGGCCCGCCCGGTCCGCCGGCGGTCTGACGGGGGGCGTCGCCATGGCGGACGATGCCATAGACCGGGGGCGGCGGGGCTTCCTGCGGGGACGGCCGTCAGCCGATCCCGCGCCGATCCATCCGCCCTGGTCGCGTCCCGATTATTTCACCGGGCTCTGTACCCGCTGCGGCGCCTGTGCAGAGGCCTGCCCGGAGGCGATCCTGCGTCCGGGCGACGGCGGCTATCCCGAAGTCGACTTCACACGCGGCGAATGCAGCTTCTGCGGCGCCTGCGCCGACGCCTGTCCCGAGCCCATCTTCGACCGCAATGCGGCCCCCTGGTCGCTCCGCGCCAGCGTTGCGCCGTCCTGCCTCGCTGTCCAGCGGGTGGTGTGCCGCAGTTGCCAGGACGCCTGTCCGGAAGGGGCGATCCGCTTCCAGCCGGCGCCGGGCGGGGCCGCCCACGCCCGGATCGATGACGAGGCCTGCACCGGCTGCGGCGCCTGCGTCGCCGCCTGCCCGTCCGGCGCCGTCACCCTCACCCACCAGACCGGGAGCCCAGCCCATGCCGCTTGACGATGCCACCGGCTCGTCGAATGCCGATGAACGTCACCTCGCCTCGCTGCTGCTGCATGTCCGGCCCGACCGGCAGCCGGCGGTCCGCGCCGCCATCGAGGCCATGCCCGGCACCGAGCTTCACATCGAAGAGTCCGGCAAGATGGTGGTCACCGTCGAAGGTCCGCATGAGGGCTGGATCGCCGACCGCATGACCGCGCTGCACCTGCTGGACGGCGTGTTCTCCGCGGTCATGGTCTTCCACCATGTCGGCCGCTGGGAGGATGCGCCGCCGTCCGAAGCCGGCCGCGCCCAGCCTTGATCCATCAGGCCCTGATCCGTCAGGCAACCATTTGGCCGCCCTGCCCGCCTGACCCGAACACCAGAAGAAAAGGGGGAATGCCCATGTTGGACCGTCGCGATTTCATCAAGACCCAGGCGGTGGCAGCCGCCGCGGCGGCAGGGGGCATGAGCCTGCCGGCCGCCGCCCAAAGCTCGCTGGTGGCGGGGGCGGACACGGCGCTGAAATGGTCGAAGGCGCCCTGCCGCTTCTGCGGCACCGGCTGCGGCGTGATGGTCGCGACCAAGGACAACCGCGTCGTCGCCACCCACGGCGACATGCAGGCCGAAGTGAACCGCGGCCTGAACTGCGTGAAGGGCTATTTCCTGTCCAAGATCATGTATGGCCAGGACCGCCTGACCCAGCCGCTGCTGCGCATGAAGGACGGCAAGTACCATAAGGACGGCGAGTTCCAGCCGGTTTCCTGGGACCGCGCCTTCGACGAGATGGCCATCCAATGGAAGCGCGCGCTGAAGGCCAAGGGGCCGGACGCGGTCGGGATGTTCGGCTCCGGCCAATGGACCATCTGGGAGGGCTATGCGGCGTCCAAGCTGATGCGCGCCGGCTTCCGCACCAACAACCTGGACCCCAATGCCCGCCATTGCATGGCGTCGGCCGCCGTCGCCTTCATCCGCACCTTCGGCATGGACGAGCCGATGGGCTGCTACGACGATTTCGAACATGCGGACGCCTTCGTGCTGTGGGGCTCCAACATGGCGGAGATGCACCCCATCCTGTGGACGCGCGTCACCGATCGCCGGCTGGCCCACCCCCATGTGAAGGTGGCGGTGCTGTCGACCTTCGAGCATCGCAGCTTCGAGCTCGCCGACATCCCGATGATCTTCGAGCCGGGAACCGATCTGGCGATCCTGAACTACATCGCCAACCACATCATCCAGACCAACCGGGTGAACAGGGAGTTCGTTGAGAAGCACTGCAACTTCCGCCTGGGGCAGAAGGACATCGGCTATGGCCTGCGCCCGGAAGCGGTGCTGGAG of the Azospirillum ramasamyi genome contains:
- the napE gene encoding periplasmic nitrate reductase, NapE protein, with product MSVARQPSPARRPDASTSADPSLSSGMVPPVDPGTRRREIAMFLLLAVLIWPVLSIAIVGGYGFIVWISQLILGPPGPPAV
- the napF gene encoding ferredoxin-type protein NapF: MADDAIDRGRRGFLRGRPSADPAPIHPPWSRPDYFTGLCTRCGACAEACPEAILRPGDGGYPEVDFTRGECSFCGACADACPEPIFDRNAAPWSLRASVAPSCLAVQRVVCRSCQDACPEGAIRFQPAPGGAAHARIDDEACTGCGACVAACPSGAVTLTHQTGSPAHAA
- a CDS encoding chaperone NapD — protein: MPLDDATGSSNADERHLASLLLHVRPDRQPAVRAAIEAMPGTELHIEESGKMVVTVEGPHEGWIADRMTALHLLDGVFSAVMVFHHVGRWEDAPPSEAGRAQP